One genomic segment of Candidatus Parvarchaeota archaeon includes these proteins:
- a CDS encoding acyl-CoA dehydrogenase — MVLKPLSDHTPPQKGAKNSDALMKRSNAFRNLFDDNRKSLFEYTKEVSSKILVPNTVKIHLGELKLNDLFEGAKGNDGASLSQFCNIGIPVEFGGYEQGKGIIDSLILHQNMAYGSASAAAFFDGHELLSSPIILAGSQAQKEFFLPKLATREIIGCYSLSDVNCASDVAGMNSLTYTKPAEDYFLNGSKIFVTNGPDAHYTIAFAKESGNENKGKNITAFIVKRATSAGGDGFAPGEPMNKLGWKASSTSLVYFDNVRVCAQDIVGEVLGGFKVAATTLAYGRLKIAAEALGLMERIYDELQEFLPQRSAFGKQLKCHDLIKYQIAQIANAIKETRDSVYGTAYNVEALTAQGKVVDFADEAAQVKSMAAHKLQKVAELAVRMQGGYGFVYDKSAIPVIYCDAPLYMIGEGADNVLNLSVGTNILG, encoded by the coding sequence ATGGTGCTCAAACCCCTTTCAGACCACACGCCGCCGCAAAAGGGCGCAAAAAACAGCGACGCTTTGATGAAAAGGTCCAATGCATTCAGAAATCTCTTTGACGATAATCGCAAATCCCTGTTTGAATACACCAAGGAAGTTTCAAGCAAAATCCTAGTTCCAAACACTGTCAAAATTCACCTTGGGGAATTAAAACTCAATGACTTGTTTGAAGGCGCCAAAGGCAATGATGGCGCCTCGCTTTCGCAGTTTTGCAATATAGGCATACCGGTTGAGTTTGGCGGCTATGAGCAGGGCAAGGGCATTATTGACTCCCTCATTTTGCACCAGAACATGGCATATGGAAGCGCGTCTGCCGCGGCATTTTTTGACGGCCACGAGCTTTTATCTTCCCCAATCATCCTTGCAGGCTCTCAGGCCCAAAAAGAATTCTTCCTGCCAAAGCTTGCGACCAGGGAAATAATCGGCTGCTATTCTCTTTCAGATGTCAACTGCGCCTCGGACGTTGCAGGCATGAACTCCCTTACATATACGAAACCGGCTGAAGACTATTTCTTAAACGGCTCCAAAATATTTGTCACGAATGGCCCTGACGCCCACTACACAATCGCATTTGCAAAAGAGTCAGGAAACGAAAACAAGGGAAAAAACATAACTGCATTCATTGTCAAGAGGGCCACAAGTGCAGGTGGGGATGGCTTTGCGCCAGGCGAGCCGATGAACAAGCTTGGCTGGAAGGCATCCAGCACCTCACTTGTCTATTTTGACAATGTTCGCGTTTGTGCGCAGGACATTGTAGGCGAGGTTCTAGGAGGCTTCAAGGTTGCTGCTACAACCCTTGCTTACGGCAGGCTGAAAATAGCGGCAGAAGCCCTTGGCCTCATGGAGCGCATTTACGATGAATTGCAGGAATTTCTACCCCAAAGAAGCGCTTTTGGAAAGCAGCTCAAGTGTCACGACTTGATTAAATATCAGATTGCGCAGATTGCAAACGCCATAAAGGAAACCCGCGACTCGGTCTATGGCACTGCATACAATGTTGAAGCGCTTACTGCACAGGGAAAAGTTGTTGATTTTGCGGACGAGGCGGCGCAGGTCAAAAGCATGGCCGCGCACAAGCTGCAAAAAGTTGCGGAACTTGCAGTCAGGATGCAAGGCGGGTACGGGTTTGTCTATGACAAAAGCGCAATCCCTGTAATCTACTGCGATGCCCCGCTTTACATGATTGGCGAGGGCGCGGACAACGTTCTCAACCTGTCTGTTGGGACAAACATCCTAGGCTAG
- the apgM gene encoding 2,3-bisphosphoglycerate-independent phosphoglycerate mutase: protein MAKKTILLIFDGLGDLPRGLQTPLMAAKKPNLDRLAQNGAIGLMHTIARGITPGSDTAHLQILGYDPREFYCGRGPLEALGAGIKLKEGDIAFRANFATVDGEMKVLDRRAGRIGTQDARRIEPAIKKIFVDDAVFSFVHTVEHRGAVVLSGSGFSSNIGPTDAHEGEKVPHCLPHDKSHESRKTAQTVTKYTRIAHEKLAALQENRRLEVQGKKPANAVLLRGAGVYRHVQPIGEKYNIKAACVAGGALYKGIARYIGMDVVEVKGATATTRTDLKAKAKAAIAALKTHEFVFVHVKGTDSCGHDGDFDGKKMMIERVDRELIPALAKSGANVVVTGDHSTPTVSKAHSCDPVPLLLYADNIRREGPKASFDEYSCTGGQLGQILGSELMPLMLGYMGKLKKYGT from the coding sequence ATGGCAAAAAAAACAATACTTCTGATTTTCGACGGGCTTGGGGACCTTCCAAGAGGCCTGCAAACGCCGCTTATGGCTGCAAAAAAGCCCAATTTGGACAGGCTTGCCCAAAACGGGGCCATAGGGCTTATGCACACCATAGCAAGGGGGATAACCCCGGGCTCTGATACTGCCCATCTCCAGATACTCGGCTACGACCCGCGCGAGTTTTATTGCGGAAGGGGGCCTCTTGAGGCGCTTGGCGCAGGCATTAAGCTCAAGGAAGGGGACATTGCATTTAGGGCAAACTTTGCAACTGTTGACGGTGAAATGAAGGTTCTTGACAGGAGGGCAGGCAGGATTGGGACGCAGGATGCGAGGAGGATAGAGCCTGCAATAAAAAAAATATTCGTCGATGATGCGGTGTTTTCGTTTGTGCACACGGTTGAACACAGGGGTGCAGTGGTGCTCTCAGGCTCCGGCTTTTCAAGCAACATTGGACCCACGGATGCGCATGAAGGCGAAAAGGTTCCCCATTGCTTGCCGCATGACAAGTCCCATGAGTCAAGGAAGACTGCACAGACTGTAACAAAATATACAAGAATTGCCCATGAAAAGCTTGCGGCGCTGCAGGAAAACAGGCGGCTTGAAGTGCAGGGCAAAAAGCCGGCAAACGCTGTGCTTTTGCGAGGTGCCGGGGTTTACAGGCACGTGCAGCCTATTGGCGAAAAATACAACATAAAGGCGGCATGCGTGGCAGGCGGGGCGCTTTACAAGGGAATTGCAAGATACATTGGGATGGATGTGGTTGAAGTCAAGGGGGCTACTGCGACAACCCGGACTGATTTGAAAGCAAAGGCAAAGGCGGCAATTGCAGCCCTAAAGACGCACGAGTTTGTCTTTGTCCACGTGAAAGGGACGGACAGCTGCGGCCATGACGGCGACTTTGATGGAAAAAAAATGATGATTGAAAGGGTGGACAGGGAACTTATCCCGGCACTTGCAAAAAGCGGGGCAAACGTGGTCGTAACAGGCGACCACTCCACGCCGACAGTTTCAAAGGCCCACAGCTGCGACCCGGTTCCGCTTCTGCTTTATGCCGACAACATACGGCGCGAAGGGCCCAAAGCAAGTTTTGACGAGTATTCCTGCACAGGCGGGCAGCTTGGGCAGATATTGGGAAGCGAGCTTATGCCACTGATGCTTGGATACATGGGAAAGCTGAAAAAATACGGGACTTGA